A window from Chrysemys picta bellii isolate R12L10 chromosome 2, ASM1138683v2, whole genome shotgun sequence encodes these proteins:
- the LOC135981647 gene encoding uncharacterized protein LOC135981647 gives MQSSPAVMAMQSVNRKRAPAWTDREVLDLIAVWGDESVLSELRSKRRNAKIYEKISKDMAERGYSRDATQCRVKIKELRQGYQKTKEANGRSGSHPQTSRFYEALHSILGAAATTTPPVTVDSEDGILSTAGSSDMLGDGEDEEGDEEGEAVGSSHNADFPDSQDLFITLTEIPYEASPAITPDTESGEGSATPSATVSQPSLESHSQRLARIRRRKKRTREDMFSELMASSQAQAAQQTQWRENLTRMHQANMDREERWRQEDQQATLTLLGLLREQTDTLRRLVDVLQERRQEDRAPLQSISNRPPPPPSPIPTSPKVQRRRGGRVPANSHSTPAESSSSRRLSFPKI, from the exons atgcagagctctccagcagtgatggccatgcagtctgtgaatagaaagagagccccagcatggactgatcgtgaagtcttggatctcatcgctgtgtggggcgatgagtccgtgctttccgagctgcgatccaaaagaaggaatgcaaagatctacgagaagatctctaaagacatggcagagagaggatacagccgggatgcaacgcagtgccgcgtgaaaatcaaggagctgagacaaggctaccagaagaccaaagaggcaaacggacgctccggatcccatccccagacatcccgtttctacgaggcactgcattccatcctcggtgctgccgccaccactaccccaccagtgaccgtggactctgaggatgggatactgtccacggccggttcctcagacatgttaggggacggggaagatgaggaaggagatgaggagggcgaggcagttggcagctctcacaacgctgatttccccgacagccaggatctcttcatcacccttacagagatcccctacgaagcgtccccagccattaccccggacacagaatctggtgaaggatcagcca ccccgtctgcgactgtctcacaacctagcctggaatcacactcccagaggctagcgcggattaggcgtaggaagaagaggacacgggaggacatgttctctgagcttatggcctcttcccaagcccaggcagcacagcagacccagtggcgggagaacttgacccgaatgcaccaagccaacatggatcgggaggagaggtggcggcaggaagaccagcaggcgactctaacgctgcttggactactgagggagcaaacggacacactccggcgccttgtggatgttctgcaggaacggaggcaggaggacagagccccgctgcagtccatctctaaccgccctcccccgccaccaagtcccatacccacctcacccaaagtgcaaagaaggagaggcggcagagtccctgctaactctcactccacccctgcagagagctctagtagcagaaggctctcatttcccaaaatttga